Part of the Candidatus Binataceae bacterium genome is shown below.
CGGCCCACAACTCACCGATCGTCAAGGGCTGAACGCGCTGATATGCACGCACGAATCGGCACAGCATCTCGCCTTCGAAACGGCTATCGGTGTGCGCGACAAAAGCCCAGGCCAGCCCGTACACGCGCGGGTAGCCCTTGAGGGGACCTTCAGCGAGTTTCGGCAGTTGCCGATAATAGCCGCGCGGCAGGTCGTCGCCTACTTCGAGAATCTGCTCCTCGACGGCGTGAAAGTTATCGACTAACCAATCGGCCGCGGGCGTGATGGCCCGCTCGTTTCGGATCGCCGACGCGATCGCGCGGTATGCAGCGTGCAAAACGCGGCCGTTGTCTGCCAGCCGGTCGGCTAAGCGTTTTTGCGTGTTTGGTTTTTCGCTGATGCGTTGCGCGACTGCGAGACTCTCTGCATGCTGCTCCAGCCGTTCGATACCGAAGAGTTCAGCGCGTATCGGCTCTTCCGCATCGGAAACGAACGCCGGAGAAGGCGTCGTAAACATGCGGCGAATCGAATTCTTCAATGTGAAACGTTACTGACATGGTGCGGCGCGGAGCCGCGCATGAGAACTGGTGGCATTCAATTTCAACGAGAATGGAGGGAGCGGGCCGAAGCCCGCCCCCACTCTAAAGGGCTTTAATAGCGGTTGCGGCCACTATTGTTGCCACCGCCGAAACTCGATTCGCGAGGCTTTGCCTCGTTCACCTTTATGTTTCTGCCCTTGAGCTCAGTATCGTTGAAACGCTGAATTGCCGCAGAAGCTTCTTCAGCGGATGACATTTCGACGAAACCGAAGCCTTTTGACTGGCCGGAAAACTTGTCCATGATGACAGCGGCACTCTGCACCGTTCCGGCCTGGGAAAAGAGAGCCTCGAGATCGCCATTGGCGACCGAGTAAGCGAGATTACCTACGTACAATTTACTGGGCATTCTGTGCCCTCCGTGAGTTTTTGGCTGGGACGGTCGCGAACAGAAAACCCGGGCAAATTCCCGAGTCAGATGAAAGGAACGATCCGAGCGTACATGTCACTTCTACTCCTTCTTCCCGCGGAATGATAGCGACTATGATTTTGACGCGTTCATACACGGTCAATTAATACGGGCGGCTTGAATCGAGAACGTGACAGCACTCCCGAGAAGGACCCGGCAAACGGATCCCGTTAAGCGAAAGCGTTAGCTGAAGGACGGCCAGGTTCGTCGAATTAGAGTAGTTCCAACGCCTCGGCCCTTTTTTCAAACTTCAGCACTGGAGAAAAATTATCGTCAGCCTTCAATACGCCGCTGAGAAGATTCCCGATGCCGGCGACCGCCATAATTACGGCGGAAAGCAGGGCGAGCGATCCAAACACGAATATGACCGTGAAGACCATTGTCGCGATTATGTTAACCAACAATGTGAGCATGGTCGGCTTCTCCTTTCTATAGAGTCGTTGACGTCTTGGCGGGCTGGTCGCAGACAAACCCAGTCTGCGAGTGAGAGTTCTTAAATCATTCCCGCGCATCCTTACGAGCCCACACGATCCGAGCTGCCAGATGTGCTGAATCCATCAGGGACCGGAACTGCCACAGGTCTCCCGCCCACCATTGATCGACGTCCAGTGCCTCGGAACTAAGGCGCTGCGATGCACGCATTTTCGACTCTTCGCGCCATCGCTGCCATTCGTTGTATAACGAATCGAGATTGTTCGTCATCAAGCCAGCGTTAATCAGGGCCTCACGGATAGTGCGATATTCACGTTCAAGGTTCAGTTTCGCCAGTTGTCTTCGATTGTGAAATTAATCCGCTGCTCGTGTCTACCAAGTCGTCAGCAAACTCAACTTTATTCAATATTCGCAAATCTGACGTTACGTCGGCATTTTTCAAGTCAACAACACTCATCGACGCCTGCCTAAAACGGGTTTATTACTGTCAGCATACGAAAGCGCGTGCAGGCCGCGCACCAATATCAGAACGCTTGGCCGTTTCGATGACTCGTCACCAGAATCCCCGTCTGCCGATTGCTGCATATTGATAACTATAGCAGGGTTCAGAGGGGCCTGCTTGAAACCGGATAGAATCTGGAGATAGACGTAATTGTCTAGCAAATCCGGCTGGAAGACTTTCAAACGACCGATGATGCTATCCAGAACGGTGATAAAGTCATAGGCTGATGATTGTAAGATAATTGAGTGGGTCCACCGGCCAGTCGGTGGCCG
Proteins encoded:
- a CDS encoding RNA-binding protein, with protein sequence MPSKLYVGNLAYSVANGDLEALFSQAGTVQSAAVIMDKFSGQSKGFGFVEMSSAEEASAAIQRFNDTELKGRNIKVNEAKPRESSFGGGNNSGRNRY